Proteins from one Cicer arietinum cultivar CDC Frontier isolate Library 1 chromosome 3, Cicar.CDCFrontier_v2.0, whole genome shotgun sequence genomic window:
- the LOC101511403 gene encoding F-box protein At2g39490-like has product MEKDSTSKDLFSNLPKEILGHIVSFLPNEIAMETILISTRWRDLWNESIVRYGTKQDITNVVCKFLTSFEELDPLKHPRKLQFHFDEESVLLATIANNSKLLLDFSPWKKELIENIQMHYELQFKLNNQKKISYQSFTSNFLVKTLYLKSIIYLTSEVASSIISNLDHLENLVIISCNGLECLSIDSNFELHKLTILDCLQLKKLHLKTSKLKSFKYQGLMPLIFPEFHFNLSDAMLDFRLGPSCIDIKTKDFDATLLTIKNSQVLTLCRWTFEELILPSISPPYGCFNFYKLRELYWIDSFNKDEYCMDALFSFLKLCPSLEQLFVTIDDRSYSSRRSNACLMQATKCTKLEHIKLIKFMGFTNRKDEISLAKCLINLIKRNIPKINTSDGSCLDVEFMQ; this is encoded by the exons ATGGAAAAAGATAGCACATCAAAGGATTTATTTAGCAATTTACCAAAAGAAATTCTTGGGCACATAGTTTCTTTTCTACCAAATGAAATAGCAATGGAAACCATTCTAATTTCTACAAGGTGGAGAGACTTGTGGAATGAATCTATAGTTAGATATGGAACAAAACAAGACATCACTAATGTTGTTTGTAAATTTCTTACAAGTTTTGAAGAGCTTGATCCATTGAAGCATCCAAGAAAACTTCAATTCCATTTTGATGAAGAAAGTGTATTATTAGCTACTATTGCAAATAATAGTAAGCTTTTATTAGATTTCTCTCCTTGGAAGAAAGAATTGATTGAAAATATTCAAATGCATTATGAACTTCAATTCAAGCTCAATAACCAAAAAAAGATAAGTTATCAATCTTTTACTTCCAATTTCTTAGTCAAAACTCTTTATTtgaaatcaataatttatttgactaGTGAGGTAGCTTCatcaattatttcaaatttggatcatcttgagaatttggtAATCATTTCATGCAATGGATTGGAATGTTTGAGCATTGACTCAAATTTTGAGCTTCACAAATTAACCATATTGGATTGCTTACAATTGAAGAAACTCCACCTTAAAACGTCTAAACTCAAATCATTTAAATATCAAGGACTTATGCCTTTGATTTTTCCTGAATTTCATTTCAACCTTAGTGATGCCATGCTTGATTTTAGATTAGGACCAAGTTGCATTGACATTAAGACTAAGGATTTTGATGCAACTTTATTGACAATAAAGAATTCTCAAGTTCTTACACTTTGTAGATGGACTTTTGAG GAATTAATATTGCCATCAATTTCTCCTCCATATGGATgctttaatttctataaattaaGAGAGCTATATTGGATTGATAGCTTTAATAAAGATGAATATTGCATGGATGCATTATTCTCCTTCTTGAAATTATGTCCTTCCTTGGAACAACTTTTTGTGACG ATTGATGATAGAAGTTATTCATCTAGAAGGTCCAATGCATGCTTAATGCAAGCAACTAAATGTACAAAATTAGAGCATATAAAATTGATAAAGTTTATGGGGTTTACAAATAGAAAAGATGAAATTTCATTGGCAAAATGTTTGATTAATCTAATCAAAAGAAATATTCCAAAGATAAACACATCGGATGGGAGTTGCTTGGACGTAGAGTTTATGCAGTGA
- the LOC140919673 gene encoding secreted RxLR effector protein 161-like, translated as MTCTRPDITYVVGRLSRYTILEGYTDISWVNHVERHASTSGCIFNFGGGAVSWGSKKQTCIADSTMTAEFIALATGSKEAE; from the exons ATGACTTGTACCAGACCTGATATAACATATGTTGTTGGAAGATTAAGTCGATATACAA TTTTAGAAGGATATACAGATATCAGTTGGGTAAATCATGTTGAGCGTCATGCTTCCACAAGTGGATGTATCTTTAACTTTGGTGGAGGTGCAGTTTCTTGGGGATCAAAAAAACAAACTTGCATTGCAGACTCCACCATGACTGCAGAGTTCATTGCCCTAGCTACAGGTAGTAAAGAGGCTGAATGA